From Legionellales bacterium, the proteins below share one genomic window:
- a CDS encoding ATP-binding protein, with protein sequence MRYPFSSAEEYRLIDWRPSVEDLYFNGAKLLMVHVLFNLIKNALHFIAKARKGKIKIWLVMEPTQGHLYFRDTGIGISSNNLPRIFERFYSTTLSGTGIGLSFCRLVLESFGGRITCRSLEGEFTEFCLTLPRIEHPYSELN encoded by the coding sequence ATGCGCTATCCGTTTTCTTCCGCGGAAGAATATCGTTTGATCGACTGGAGACCCAGCGTTGAAGACCTTTATTTTAATGGCGCCAAATTATTAATGGTGCATGTGTTATTTAATTTAATTAAAAATGCATTGCATTTTATTGCTAAAGCGCGTAAGGGAAAAATAAAAATTTGGCTAGTCATGGAACCTACCCAAGGACATTTGTATTTTCGTGATACTGGAATAGGCATTTCCAGCAATAATTTACCCCGTATTTTTGAACGCTTTTATTCAACCACACTCTCCGGCACAGGGATCGGTTTATCGTTTTGTCGTTTAGTCTTAGAAAGTTTTGGTGGGCGAATCACCTGTCGTTCTCTAGAGGGTGAATTCACTGAATTTTGTTTAACCTTGCCACGCATTGAACATCCTTATTCAGAACTCAACTGA